Proteins from a genomic interval of Lycium ferocissimum isolate CSIRO_LF1 chromosome 2, AGI_CSIRO_Lferr_CH_V1, whole genome shotgun sequence:
- the LOC132032227 gene encoding uncharacterized protein LOC132032227 gives MRRRELEFAIGNKVFLKVSPMKGVMHFGRKGKLSPYDIGPYEITKRVGKVAYELRLPAEMSMVHPVFHISMLRLYKPDPSHVLHHEDIEIDEALSYEEEPVQILDRQVRRLRTKDVASVKVL, from the coding sequence ATGAGGCGTAGGGAATTGGAATTTGCTATTGGTAAcaaggttttcttgaaagtgtcacctatgaagggggtAATGCATTTTGGcagaaagggcaagcttagtccttaCGATATTGGTCCTTACGAGATTACAAAAAGGGTTGGGAAGGTAGCTTACGAGTTGAGATTACCGGCTGAGATGTCCATGGTTCATCCggtgtttcacatttcgatgttgAGATTGTACAAACCTGATCCTTCCCATGTGTTGCACCATGAAGATATTGAAATTGATGAAGCtctgtcttatgaagaagaaccagttCAGATCTTAGATcgtcaagttagaaggttgagaacaAAGGATGTAGCGTCGGTTAAAGTGTTGTAG